A stretch of Pseudomonas sp. CCC3.1 DNA encodes these proteins:
- a CDS encoding MFS transporter — MSHPSQFSLLGKRRFLPFFVTQSLGALNDNLFKQSLILAILYKLSIEGDRGIWVNLCALLFIVPFFLFSALAGQFGEKYPKDQLIRLIKLGEIAIMVVGAIGFAFDHLALMLVALFAMGTHSALFGPVKYSILPQTLHEDELVGGNGLVEMGTFLSILAGTIGAGIMLSSSNYTVIVSVVIISVAVLGYLSSRAIPRAPADTPDLRLNWNIFSESWATLRMGLNQTPAVSRSVVGNSWFWFVGAIYLTQIPAYAKEWLYGDETVVTLILTVFSVGIALGSMLCEKLSGRKVEIGLVPFGSFGLTVFGLLLWWHSGHMPQNIQANDWLGVLGFSQAWWVLFDILGLGVFGGFYIVPLYALIQSRTAENERARVIAANNILNALFMVVSAIVTILLLSVAKLTIPELFLVVSLLNIAVNTYIFKIVPEFSMRFMIWLLSHSMYRVQHKNLEAIPDEGAALLACNHVSFVDALLIGGAVRRPIRFVMYYKIYNLPVLNFIFRTAGTIPIAGRAEDEVIYERAFKKIAEYLNDGELVCIFPEGKLTSDGQISEFKAGMTRILEQTPVPVIPMALQGLWGSFFSRDPNKGVFHRLWSRVTLVAGAPIAASEATQKRLRERVIELRGDVL; from the coding sequence ATGAGTCACCCTTCGCAGTTCAGCTTGCTCGGGAAGCGCCGCTTCCTGCCGTTCTTCGTGACCCAGTCCTTGGGTGCGCTCAATGACAACCTGTTCAAACAATCGCTGATTCTCGCCATCCTTTATAAGCTGAGCATCGAAGGGGACCGTGGGATTTGGGTCAACCTCTGCGCGCTGCTCTTTATAGTGCCGTTCTTTTTATTCTCGGCACTGGCTGGGCAATTTGGTGAAAAGTACCCCAAGGACCAACTGATACGCCTGATCAAGTTGGGCGAAATCGCGATCATGGTGGTCGGAGCCATTGGTTTTGCGTTCGATCATTTGGCATTGATGTTGGTCGCGCTGTTTGCCATGGGCACCCATTCGGCGTTGTTCGGGCCGGTGAAGTATTCGATTTTGCCGCAGACCCTGCATGAAGATGAGCTGGTGGGCGGCAACGGCCTGGTGGAAATGGGCACCTTTCTGTCGATTCTGGCAGGCACCATTGGCGCCGGAATCATGCTCTCGTCGAGCAATTACACGGTCATTGTGTCGGTGGTGATCATTTCGGTCGCCGTGCTCGGTTATCTGTCCAGTCGTGCCATTCCACGAGCACCGGCTGATACGCCGGATTTGCGCCTTAACTGGAACATTTTCAGCGAGTCCTGGGCTACGTTGCGCATGGGCTTGAATCAGACGCCTGCGGTGTCGCGATCTGTCGTCGGCAACTCCTGGTTCTGGTTTGTCGGTGCGATTTATCTCACGCAAATCCCGGCCTACGCCAAAGAGTGGCTGTACGGCGATGAAACCGTGGTCACGCTGATTCTTACGGTCTTTTCGGTCGGTATTGCCTTGGGCTCGATGCTGTGTGAAAAACTCTCGGGGCGTAAAGTCGAAATCGGTCTGGTGCCGTTTGGCTCGTTCGGCCTGACGGTGTTTGGTCTGCTGCTGTGGTGGCACTCGGGGCATATGCCACAAAACATCCAGGCCAATGACTGGCTCGGTGTGCTGGGTTTCAGCCAGGCGTGGTGGGTGCTGTTTGATATTCTCGGGCTCGGCGTGTTCGGTGGTTTCTATATTGTGCCGCTGTATGCGCTGATTCAGTCGCGTACCGCTGAAAACGAACGCGCCCGGGTGATTGCAGCCAACAACATCCTCAATGCGTTGTTTATGGTGGTGTCGGCCATCGTCACCATCCTGCTGCTGAGTGTGGCCAAGCTGACGATTCCCGAGTTGTTTCTGGTGGTGTCGTTGCTGAACATCGCGGTTAACACCTACATCTTCAAAATCGTTCCCGAATTCAGCATGCGCTTCATGATTTGGCTGCTCAGCCATTCCATGTACCGCGTGCAGCACAAAAACCTGGAAGCGATTCCGGATGAAGGCGCGGCCTTGTTGGCGTGCAACCACGTGTCGTTTGTCGATGCGCTCTTGATAGGCGGCGCAGTACGTCGGCCGATTCGCTTTGTGATGTATTACAAAATCTACAACCTGCCGGTGCTCAACTTTATCTTCCGCACCGCCGGTACGATTCCGATTGCTGGACGTGCTGAAGATGAAGTGATTTATGAGCGGGCATTCAAGAAGATTGCCGAGTACCTGAACGATGGCGAACTGGTGTGCATCTTTCCCGAGGGCAAGCTGACCAGCGATGGCCAGATCAGTGAGTTCAAGGCGGGGATGACGCGCATTCTGGAGCAGACGCCGGTGCCGGTGATTCCGATGGCGTTGCAAGGCTTGTGGGGCAGTTTCTTCAGCCGTGACCCGAACAAGGGTGTGTTTCATCGACTGTGGTCACGGGTAACGCTGGTGGCCGGAGCGCCGATAGCGGCCAGCGAAGCCACGCAAAAGCGGCTGCGTGAGCGGGTGATCGAATTGCGTGGCGATGTGCTCTGA
- the sugE gene encoding quaternary ammonium compound efflux SMR transporter SugE, which yields MSWIILFFAGLFEVGWAVGLKYTDGFSRPLPTALTIAAMAISLGLLGLAMKELPLGTAYAIWTGVGAVGTVIAGIILFGESMALFRLASVALIIAGLVGLKMSA from the coding sequence ATGTCCTGGATTATTCTGTTTTTCGCCGGTCTGTTCGAAGTTGGCTGGGCCGTCGGCCTGAAGTACACCGACGGTTTCAGCCGACCCCTGCCAACGGCGCTGACGATTGCCGCCATGGCCATCAGCCTTGGCCTGCTCGGCCTGGCGATGAAAGAACTTCCGCTGGGCACCGCCTACGCGATCTGGACAGGCGTTGGCGCAGTCGGCACGGTGATCGCCGGAATCATTCTGTTTGGTGAGTCCATGGCACTGTTCCGACTGGCCAGCGTGGCACTGATTATTGCTGGCCTGGTCGGCCTGAAGATGAGCGCCTAA